The window TATGAATCACAGATTCAACCGTCTAGATAAAGGTGCAGAATTTTTTAATCGGCAACAGATAGCTTGATACTCCTGTGCGTTACGAGAACGTAATAGGTCAGGAAGATGGAATTAGAGAATCCACATTACGCTTGAGGAGGAAAGCCATTCAGAGGCGAGCTGTTTGAGCCGCTCGCCCAGGGTTGTGAAGTCGGCAGTTAAAATTTGCGTCTCCAATCCTAATTCCGACTCCCCTTTTTCTTTGACCTCCGATTCTGCCcctaaattttgtatttataaCAGATTTTTAACATAATCAGTATATGTATGCATGGATGTAACTGACTGATATTAAAAGGCTAAAActattattatcataattaagacaaataatataaaacattttaattcgttcattttttatatattaaattGCAGCTTCTAATTATGCATGcgtaaagaaaattattcattcttttttaAGACATTTCTGATTTTACGTCAATATATTTTTTCGTCTCCAACTCTGATTCGAGTGATCAGAAACTGCTTCCACAACTCTACGCCTGCCTCAGACACGTTTTCTCCTCTCATCATGACTTTTTTTCTCAAGTAGATGCGGTAACCTACTATTCGTGTCTTAcgagaagtcctctggaaatAATTAGGGGCAATGCTTTCCATGTTTTTTCCTGCGACACGAATAGTTTTCACACCCGCACACAGAGACAGATGCAAATTGAAAAAAGTTAACGGGTGCCACAGCTCGAAGGGGTCCAGGTTTCGGGTCATGCGTAGGAGCAGGTAGGAAATAGAAGCAACGTCGAGCTAGCGTGTTCAGCACGGGACGACACGCTACCGTCACCTTCTCATCCCCTTCACACACCTGCCAAGTCACGAGTCATGACTCACGACCCTGTCAAAAAGGTGGCTAGCCCCCTCGCTCTTCAATATCCACACACAAGCAGGTGTATCTGTATGAACAGCCGTCACAGATGAAACGTGAACTGCTCATGGCAAAGAGTAGGAAGAAACGATGAATAAATCCAAATAACTAAAAAATTGAATTGCCTATTCTCTGACAGTGATCATTAAAAGATAAATAGGAAGTAAATATGATATCCAAAGGAGGAATATTGGCAATAGTGGATCATAAGACACTTGAATACAGGGTGCGGCATAAATTTTTCAGCCCCTTTGGATGGTCTGACAGAAAAGTGTTTCCTACCAAAGTTAATCAGTATTTAACCGACAAAAAATTGCATGACACCATTTATCCTAATTTAAAAGATTAATCCATAGAAGAATGGTACCATGTTTATTTACGATAGTGCAAAAGATTTTTAAATCATTCGCATAAACGAGAAACTTGCTATTAGTAACAATCTTACAGGTATCATTAAAAAAGATTGAGCAGCAAAGGTCTAACATGTAATCCTTGAGGCACTCGAACTAGCTAAAATTTGTCTAACAtgcttattattcaattttattatttggAAGCATAAGATATATTATAAAGCATAAGATCTCACGAAAAGGGTCCACTAAAGCTGATAGCAGACAGTTTAGATAGTAATATGGAATAAGAAACAGGATCCTTTCTGAAACTAGTCTATTAACTTGATGTCTTATTTCAATGGTACATATAATGGATAGATTGGAATTTATTAAATTGGTTACAGTAGAGCAGCCAGTCTCAGAATTGTCCTCTTCAGTTTATACgttttttaatagaaataatcatttttcagaaACGATGTATTCTAATATCCTTGACGTAAGGTTTTACGTACTTATCGATCTGTAACTAGAAACCAAAAGTCTGTTTCCACCCTGAAATACGAGAGTAATAAGACTCAATTTCTATGCTTCAGGAAAGATACGTGGAGTAGAAGATTTGTTGTAAATAAGCCAAAATATACGAAAGATAATAAATTTACAAGTTTCTTGATGTAACAGGTTAGGTAACTAACTATCCTTCATAGTTAAGGAATATGTTTCATTTAAGGACTAAGTTTCATCATCTAATTCTTAAGGTAGTGgatcattaaattattatttcatcatATTGCCAGGTCAAATGACATTTCGGACGCACCGGCAGGGAGGTTATCTGTAGTAGAAGGTTATAGAACAGAGAAGTTTCTCTTCGCACAAGTTTCTGAAAATTTGTGCCATGCTTGTGCGAAATATGTTctaacaaattgcaaccagaattctcatttaaaatattatcaTTTCATTGTTTTAACTACTTTCAGTTTGTAATTAACTAGTTGATAAATTTCTCTTCTGTAATGAaacagaaatttcaaatattgaaagaaaaattacgataaaaatgtatggttattacaacaaatttaataatacaAGTATTACTATCAGTATAAATTGTGTGGTACACCTTGCACTGCCCAAGATGTTAAAAAAATCATTTGTATTTCAAgacataataaaataatttcacaGGATGGATAAATCTGACAGATCCTTGCAATAATTGTGATACTTCAAATACAAACATAATAAAGAAAGTCAATATAACTGCTTTCAAACAAATTCTTATTGCAAAATTACTTTTGTTCGATCACAATAGTAGTGGAACAATAAAAGTGGAAAATTTCTACGTCAAAGCAATAACCTACTACTAAAATACAAATGGGAGATTACTGTTATAACTTTAAGGCAGCGATTTTCCATCATGGTAAAAGTATTGCCGATGGTCATTACATGAGTATGGTAAGGGGTAAAGCACAACGTGGGTATCTGTTGATGATTTACGAGTAGAAAAGCAAGCTTGACCACGAAATGCTAAAAATGCATACATATTTTTCTTCGAAAGGTGTTAattctggttgttattattaaaCTGCGGATGATAAGGCgcgataaatatgcaaaaagcaagttgaacacagcattttagTTGTGCATAGTTGTGTTATCTTACATTACGTTACATAGTGTCGCCTTTGAACATTGCTGGAAAGCAcctttatgtacttgcagctcatttCGATTTCACACCTTTTTGTAACACAGTACcgactttttcatgtacttgacgcaattttttttacttttttgaagttttttatTAGGTTACCTACTACAGCTCTTATGGTAACACTAACTCAAACGTTGGTGGCGATGTCACAATACGCAGTCCGTATCTATAAAGTGTATATGGTCTAAGGTCTATGGTCGTCTAAAGTAAAGCTCGGGATCTGTTATTTAAAATTCATGCGCACAAATCAAAATGCTGTAGCGTACACAGAGATGCGCACGCATACACACCATACAACGgtttatataaaattttgtagaaaaatgcaacaaaacGCTAGTGCTAATGGTAACAAGATATAGAAATTTATCTCTATCAGGatttttttatacaaatatCCTATCCTGATTAATTTGATTCTTACCAGATTACATGTTAGATTAAGTATTTTAGGTTACACACCACACACGCACgcgcacacatacacacacatacTATAGCCggcacagtcctcatacctccctGAAGCTCTCTTGGTTGTACGTGTTATTATGTAGCTTTACACGTGCAAAAGATATTTTTTCCAACGtgctttgatgtatatatacagTGTAAGAACTGGATACTTTTTCGTCATGTATACAATttctattaaataattatttgaagTGGACAAATTTCAGTACAATGTTGATGTGAGTTCTTTTTTATAAAGAAAAGAATATCGATTCAAACAGACTGACAAATTTACGTTAAGAAGAGGAATTACGGTGAAAGCGCTACATACAACTTTTACAGCAAAAATGTTACGACAATGCTGCACCTACAATGTTCCAAAACAAATTTCAGAATGTATAACCTCTCGTAAATTATATGATACTATACGGACATTCTATAACGATAATAGAGCTATCACCGTTCTATCCGAGGACTTACATAAGCGAAAAATGATTGGTACGTCAAAAACAGAGAGGCCTAGGAAACTAATGCTTCCCTCATCACCCAGTTTTACTAAGCTAGTCCTTTCAACTACACGCGCACCTGAAGCGCATCATTTCTTTACATTCCATTGGAAAAAGTGGTGGGAacataaaaaaaagaatttaagAAACTTGTTGCAAGCGAACTATTACAAAACACATTTGCCATTAGGCCCAGACTTAGCAGCTGCTTACTTTGTTATACAGTTTGGTGGTAGAGTCAAATTCAAAAATCATGACGAATGGATAGAAGCGTTTAAAAAGAAAGGTATCCCTCAACTACCAACATATAATGATCCAAAATATATTTTGGAAGCAATAGATTTgaaaggatattctatagaatttgATAATCTTGGTAACATATCAAACCTTTATCATTTGAAATGGCTTAGCCTTAAAGGCTGTAaaacaattgatgattgggctatAGATAAATTGTCTTCAAGCTATCCAGCATTGGAATATTTCGATatatcggaatgtataaatgtaacagaaagAGGATTAGAAGCATTGTACAGAATgccaaatttgaaaaaattgatcGTAACAAACTATTATAAATCTGTAGCACTTGAACTGACTTGCTTTATGTTGGAAGACATCAATCCATTTTTAGAATGTGAAATTTTAGAACCAGAAACAaagcttctaccaagagaatgatttgtataaaatataaaaacaatagtgctaattttaaagtattttattgtataattgtaataataaatgtaaattattgtacattataaaaatatagtaTTTACATATTGCATCTTTTTTTAGTAACTAACTGTTCTTTGACAGTTTATTTTTTTCCCTGCATCTTTTTACATAATGTAACTCTGCTTTATTTGTAATTCCATAAGCTTTTATATTTTCATAGTCATCTATTAATTTCACGTTTTCAAAGCACAGGTAATATTTTTTCCATACATGTTTCCAACTGACTTTTCTTTTCACTTTTTCTCTCTTTAAAGATATATTAGTATGACGCTTTATAGCTTTTTTAAGATCTAAAACTGTTGTGTTATGAGGAGGCACCTAAATTTCAAAAttacattattatattattccttgttaatataaaatttttactgtttttactgaaaatataaacaaatttttttcacATACAAAacgataaaataatataaaagttGTATCAAAAGAATGATAAAAAATACATTACCACGATTCCAAGTTTAGGTAAATTTTCACGGTTTAAATACACAGTTATCGCTTGTCCCTGCGCAACAGCAGCTTGTGCTTTAAGCTCTTCAATTGTAACGTCCGTTGGTAGGCCGGATAAAAGCGGGTCACTTTCAATTATATTATCAATTGCTTTTCTTGTTAATTTTACTAATTCCTCATGACCAAGTTCTGCGCTTTTATTTATCATTTCTTCTCGTTTGAATAAACTCGTACCTTCATCTTCTTTAAAAGTTTCTGATTTGGTATCTTTAATAGTATGCATTTTAACAATAATTTCCGTTATTGTTaaaaaaatttaagaaaagCAAAAGATatcaaataaacataatattatTGATATCATACATCTCGTAACACGATAAATACT is drawn from Calliopsis andreniformis isolate RMS-2024a chromosome 1, iyCalAndr_principal, whole genome shotgun sequence and contains these coding sequences:
- the LOC143181489 gene encoding distal membrane arm assembly component 2, which codes for MLRQCCTYNVPKQISECITSRKLYDTIRTFYNDNRAITVLSEDLHKRKMIGTSKTERPRKLMLPSSPSFTKLVLSTTRAPEAHHFFTFHWKKWWEHKKKNLRNLLQANYYKTHLPLGPDLAAAYFVIQFGGRVKFKNHDEWIEAFKKKGIPQLPTYNDPKYILEAIDLKGYSIEFDNLGNISNLYHLKWLSLKGCKTIDDWAIDKLSSSYPALEYFDISECINVTERGLEALYRMPNLKKLIVTNYYKSVALELTCFMLEDINPFLECEILEPETKLLPRE
- the LOC143181490 gene encoding U11/U12 small nuclear ribonucleoprotein 25 kDa protein is translated as MHTIKDTKSETFKEDEGTSLFKREEMINKSAELGHEELVKLTRKAIDNIIESDPLLSGLPTDVTIEELKAQAAVAQGQAITVYLNRENLPKLGIVVPPHNTTVLDLKKAIKRHTNISLKREKVKRKVSWKHVWKKYYLCFENVKLIDDYENIKAYGITNKAELHYVKRCREKNKLSKNS